The Dehalococcoidia bacterium genome includes a region encoding these proteins:
- a CDS encoding cation diffusion facilitator family transporter translates to MLFGVAANALLIVLKGTAGALGHSSGLVADAVHSAADLVNSLLALASLLVSRKPPDAAHPYGHGRAEALSANFAAMVIGAAGLLVGWESIGSLARGRQGAPDLLTLWVALFATAAKLVLAIYAGRVARATRSKAVNADARDHLADVLSGAVVIAGIAAARAGWSLLDPLAGLIVSGFILYTAFQVFLGAATELMDTSLTPSVRAAVIAESARVAGVQLTGIAGRMIGSETLVELHAEVDPNLTVSQAGALVDALKARLVARIPEVEHVVVELNSSAEEPEALQVVAPPH, encoded by the coding sequence GTGCTGTTCGGGGTGGCCGCAAACGCGCTGCTGATCGTCCTGAAGGGGACGGCCGGCGCGCTCGGCCACAGCAGCGGGCTCGTCGCCGACGCCGTGCACTCCGCCGCGGATCTGGTGAACTCCCTGCTCGCGCTGGCTAGCCTGCTGGTCTCGCGCAAGCCGCCCGATGCCGCGCACCCGTACGGTCACGGGCGCGCCGAGGCGCTCTCGGCCAACTTCGCCGCGATGGTGATCGGCGCCGCCGGCCTGCTGGTGGGCTGGGAGTCGATTGGGAGCCTGGCGCGCGGGCGGCAGGGTGCGCCGGACCTCTTGACGCTCTGGGTGGCGCTGTTCGCCACCGCCGCCAAGCTCGTGCTGGCCATCTACGCCGGCCGTGTCGCGCGGGCGACGCGCAGTAAGGCGGTCAATGCCGACGCACGCGATCATCTGGCGGACGTGCTCTCCGGAGCGGTCGTCATCGCCGGCATCGCGGCCGCCCGCGCTGGCTGGTCGCTGCTCGACCCGCTGGCGGGGCTGATCGTGAGCGGCTTTATTCTGTACACCGCCTTCCAGGTGTTTCTCGGCGCCGCGACCGAGCTGATGGACACCAGCCTGACACCGTCCGTGCGCGCGGCCGTGATCGCCGAGAGCGCGCGGGTCGCGGGCGTGCAGCTCACGGGCATCGCCGGGCGCATGATCGGCTCGGAAACACTGGTTGAACTGCACGCCGAGGTAGACCCGAACCTCACCGTCTCGCAGGCCGGGGCGCTGGTGGACGCGCTCAAGGCGCGGCTCGTCGCGCGTATTCCCGAGGTCGAGCACGTGGTGGTGGAGTTGAACTCCAGCGCCGAAGAGCCCGAGGCGCTGCAGGTCGTCGCGCCGCCGCACTGA